One Loxodonta africana isolate mLoxAfr1 chromosome 4, mLoxAfr1.hap2, whole genome shotgun sequence genomic region harbors:
- the SUOX gene encoding sulfite oxidase, mitochondrial isoform X1, producing the protein MISYLLGVEFIAFDRCEGGKGKSFVPLIPGETKSQLREPVANQVVTPRSSLALSYGRGKYATKNLSLSPRLRSTLRFCIRACSTDDSFQPQYPSFTYNDSSASRGWGVMGTLLGLGAVLAYHECRCRADQESPRMYTREEVSSHCSPKTGIWVTFGHEVFDVTEFVDLHPGGPAKLMLAAGGPLEPFWALYAVHNQPHVREILAQYKIGELNPNDKAPPTLETSDPYAGDPPRHPALKVNSQRPFNAEPPTELLTENYITPNPLFFTRNHLPVPNLDPDTYRLHVVGPPGGQPLSLSLDDLRQFPKHEVTVTVQCAGNRRSEMTKVKEVKGLEWRAGAISTARWAGARLCDVLAQAGHHLSETEAHVCFEGLDSDLTGTAYGASIPLARALDPEAEVLLAYEMNGQPLPRDHGFPVRVVVPGVVGARHVKWLGKVSVEPEESYSHWQRRDYKGFSPSVDWDTVDFDLAPSIQELPIQSAITEPRDGETIESGEVTVKGYAWSGGGRAVVRVDVSLDGGLTWQVAELDGEEQRPRKAWAWRLWRLQAPVPAGQKELNIICKAVDDSYNVQPDTVAPIWNLRGVLNNAWHRVHVYVTP; encoded by the exons ATGATATCTTATCTGCTGGGAGTGGAATTTATTGCTTTTGACAGATGTGAGGGAGGAAAGGGAAAGTCATTTGTTCCACTCATCCCTGGAGAAACCAAATCCCAGCTGAGGGAGCCAGTGGCTAACCAGGTTGTGACCCCCAGGTCTTCTTTGGCACTTTCATATGGTCGGGGGAAGTATGCTACTAAAAATCTCTCACTCTCTCCTAGACTCAGGTCGACCTTGAGGTTCTGCATTCGGGCCTGCTCTACAGATGATTCATTTCAGCCCCAGTACCCCAGCTTCACCTACAATGATAGCTCTGCCAGCAGGGGCTGGGGGGTCATGGGAACCCTGCTCGGCCTTGGTGCAGTGTTAGCCTATCATGAATGTCGGTGCAGG GCTGATCAGGAGTCACCACGCATGTACACGAGGGAGGAAGTAAGCTCCCACTGCAGCCCTAAAACTGGGATCTGGGTGACTTTTGGCCATGAGGTCTTTGATGTCACAGAATTTGTGGACCTGCACCCAGGGGGGCCAGCAAAACTGATGCTAGCAGCTGGGGGTCCCCTAGAGCCTTTCTGGGCCCTCTATGCTGTTCACAACCAGCCCCATGTGCGTGAGATACTGGCTCAGTACAAGATCGGAGAACTGAACCCCAACGATAAGGCACCTCCCACCTTGGAGACCTCTGACCCTTACGCTGGTGATCCTCCACGTCACCCAGCCCTGAAAGTCAATAGTCAGCGCCCATTTAATGCAGAGCCCCCCactgagctgctgacagaaaactaTATCACACCTAATCCTCTCTTCTTTACTCGGAACCATCTGCCTGTACCCAACCTGGACCCCGACACCTATCGCCTACACGTAGTAGGGCCACCTGGGGGTCAGCCACTGTCCCTATCCTTGGATGACTTGCGCCAGTTCCCCAAGCACGAGGTCACAGTCACTGTGCAGTGTGCCGGCAACCGGCGCTCTGAGATGACTAAGGTCAAAGAAGTAAAAGGTCTAGAGTGGAGGGCAGGGGCCATAAGCACTGCACGCTGGGCTGGGGCACGGCTCTGTGATGTGTTAGCCCAGGCTGGTCACCACCTCTCTGAAACTGAGGCGCACGTTTGCTTTGAGGGGCTGGACTCAGACCTCACTGGAACTGCCTACGGAGCATCCATCCCTCTGGCTCGGGCCTTGGACCCTGAAGCTGAGGTCCTGCTGGCATATGAGATGAATGGGCAGCCTCTGCCTCGGGACCATGGCTTTCCTGTGCGGGTGGTGGTTCCTGGCGTGGTAGGTGCCCGCCATGTCAAGTGGCTGGGCAAAGTGAGTGTGGAGCCAGAGGAAAGTTACAGCCACTGGCAGCGGCGAGATTACAAGGGCTTCTCTCCATCTGTAGACTGGGACACTGTAGATTTTGATTTGGCTCCATCGATTCAGGAACTTCCTATCCAGTCAGCCATTACAGAGCCCCGGGACGGGGAGACTATAGAGTCCGGGGAGGTGACTGTGAAGGGTTACGCGTGGAGTGGGGGTGGCAGGGCTGTGGTCCGGGTGGATGTGTCTCTAGATGGGGGCCTAACCTGGCAGGTGGCAGAGCTGGATGGAGAGGAACAGCGGCCCCGGAAGGCCTGGGCCTGGCGGCTGTGGCGGTTGCAAGCCCCTGTGCCTGCTGGGCAAAAGGAATTGAACATCATTTGTAAGGCTGTGGATGACAGCTACAATGTGCAGCCGGACACTGTTGCGCCAATCTGGAACCTGCGAGGCGTGCTCAACAATGCCTGGCACCGGGTCCACGTTTATGTCACCCCATGA
- the RAB5B gene encoding ras-related protein Rab-5B isoform X1, whose protein sequence is MTSRSTARPNGQPQASKICQFKLVLLGESAVGKSSLVLRFVKGQFHEYQESTIGAAFLTQSVCLDDTTVKFEIWDTAGQERYHSLAPMYYRGAQAAIVVYDITNQETFARAKTWVKELQRQASPSIVIALAGNKADLANKRMVEYELRSCQRVNPRIWGVQQAEAGVWISMSSPSRTRASVVATEGVASSKQVWS, encoded by the exons ATGACTAGCAGAAGCACAGCCAGGCCCAATGGGCAGCCCCAGGCCAGCAAAATATGCCAGTTCAAATTAGTCCTGCTGGGGGAATCTGCAGTGGGGAAGTCTAGCCTGGTATTACGTTTTGTCAAAGGGCAGTTCCACGAGTACCAGGAGAGTACCATTGGAG CGGCCTTCCTCACCCAGTCCGTTTGTCTAGATGACACAACAGTCAAGTTTGAAATCTGGGACACAGCTGGGCAGGAGCGATACCATAGCTTGGCCCCTATGTACTACAGGGGTGCCCAAGCTGCAATTGTGGTTTATGACATTACTAATCAG GAAACCTTTGCCCGAGCAAAGACATGGGTAAAGGAACTACAGCGACAGGCCAGTCCTAGCATCGTTATTGCCCTGGCAGGAAACAAAGCTGACCTGGCCAACAAGCGCATGGTGGAATATGAA CTAAGAAGCTGCCAAAGAGTGAACCCCAGAATCTGGGGGGTGCAGCAGGCCGAAGCCGGGGTGTGGATCTCCATGAGCAGTCCCAGCAGAACAAGAGCCAGTGTTGTAGCAACTGAGGGGGTGGCTAGCAGCAAACAAGTATGGAGCTAG
- the RAB5B gene encoding ras-related protein Rab-5B isoform X2, with protein MTSRSTARPNGQPQASKICQFKLVLLGESAVGKSSLVLRFVKGQFHEYQESTIGAAFLTQSVCLDDTTVKFEIWDTAGQERYHSLAPMYYRGAQAAIVVYDITNQETFARAKTWVKELQRQASPSIVIALAGNKADLANKRMVEYEEAQAYADDNSLLFMETSAKTAMNVNDLFLAIAKKLPKSEPQNLGGAAGRSRGVDLHEQSQQNKSQCCSN; from the exons ATGACTAGCAGAAGCACAGCCAGGCCCAATGGGCAGCCCCAGGCCAGCAAAATATGCCAGTTCAAATTAGTCCTGCTGGGGGAATCTGCAGTGGGGAAGTCTAGCCTGGTATTACGTTTTGTCAAAGGGCAGTTCCACGAGTACCAGGAGAGTACCATTGGAG CGGCCTTCCTCACCCAGTCCGTTTGTCTAGATGACACAACAGTCAAGTTTGAAATCTGGGACACAGCTGGGCAGGAGCGATACCATAGCTTGGCCCCTATGTACTACAGGGGTGCCCAAGCTGCAATTGTGGTTTATGACATTACTAATCAG GAAACCTTTGCCCGAGCAAAGACATGGGTAAAGGAACTACAGCGACAGGCCAGTCCTAGCATCGTTATTGCCCTGGCAGGAAACAAAGCTGACCTGGCCAACAAGCGCATGGTGGAATATGAA GAGGCCCAGGCGTATGCAGATGACAACAGCTTATTGTTTATGGAGACTTCAGCCAAGACAGCTATGAACGTGAACGATCTCTTCCTGGCAATAG CTAAGAAGCTGCCAAAGAGTGAACCCCAGAATCTGGGGGGTGCAGCAGGCCGAAGCCGGGGTGTGGATCTCCATGAGCAGTCCCAGCAGAACAAGAGCCAGTGTTGTAGCAACTGA
- the RAB5B gene encoding ras-related protein Rab-5B isoform X3, producing MKLLSQVVELSVQDFGNFWVQRKGQGDTGVLKLGNPFPFPPPPFAALWHPLPSTLSHSDNLAMTSRSTARPNGQPQASKICQFKLVLLGESAVGKSSLVLRFVKGQFHEYQESTIGAAFLTQSVCLDDTTVKFEIWDTAGQERYHSLAPMYYRGAQAAIVVYDITNQETFARAKTWVKELQRQASPSIVIALAGNKADLANKRMVEYEEAQAYADDNSLLFMETSAKTAMNVNDLFLAIAKKLPKSEPQNLGGAAGRSRGVDLHEQSQQNKSQCCSN from the exons ATGAAATTGCTGAGCCAAGTAGTGGAACTCTCAGTTCAAGATTTTGGGAATTTTTGGGTCCAAAGAAA GGGGCAAGGAGATACTGGGG TGTTGAAGCTTGGAaaccccttccccttcccccctcccccttttGCCGCTTTGTGGCACCCCCTTCCCTCTaccctctcccactctgataACCTGGCCATGACTAGCAGAAGCACAGCCAGGCCCAATGGGCAGCCCCAGGCCAGCAAAATATGCCAGTTCAAATTAGTCCTGCTGGGGGAATCTGCAGTGGGGAAGTCTAGCCTGGTATTACGTTTTGTCAAAGGGCAGTTCCACGAGTACCAGGAGAGTACCATTGGAG CGGCCTTCCTCACCCAGTCCGTTTGTCTAGATGACACAACAGTCAAGTTTGAAATCTGGGACACAGCTGGGCAGGAGCGATACCATAGCTTGGCCCCTATGTACTACAGGGGTGCCCAAGCTGCAATTGTGGTTTATGACATTACTAATCAG GAAACCTTTGCCCGAGCAAAGACATGGGTAAAGGAACTACAGCGACAGGCCAGTCCTAGCATCGTTATTGCCCTGGCAGGAAACAAAGCTGACCTGGCCAACAAGCGCATGGTGGAATATGAA GAGGCCCAGGCGTATGCAGATGACAACAGCTTATTGTTTATGGAGACTTCAGCCAAGACAGCTATGAACGTGAACGATCTCTTCCTGGCAATAG CTAAGAAGCTGCCAAAGAGTGAACCCCAGAATCTGGGGGGTGCAGCAGGCCGAAGCCGGGGTGTGGATCTCCATGAGCAGTCCCAGCAGAACAAGAGCCAGTGTTGTAGCAACTGA
- the SUOX gene encoding sulfite oxidase, mitochondrial isoform X2 → MLLLRLHRVRVLGLQQASRLRSTLRFCIRACSTDDSFQPQYPSFTYNDSSASRGWGVMGTLLGLGAVLAYHECRCRADQESPRMYTREEVSSHCSPKTGIWVTFGHEVFDVTEFVDLHPGGPAKLMLAAGGPLEPFWALYAVHNQPHVREILAQYKIGELNPNDKAPPTLETSDPYAGDPPRHPALKVNSQRPFNAEPPTELLTENYITPNPLFFTRNHLPVPNLDPDTYRLHVVGPPGGQPLSLSLDDLRQFPKHEVTVTVQCAGNRRSEMTKVKEVKGLEWRAGAISTARWAGARLCDVLAQAGHHLSETEAHVCFEGLDSDLTGTAYGASIPLARALDPEAEVLLAYEMNGQPLPRDHGFPVRVVVPGVVGARHVKWLGKVSVEPEESYSHWQRRDYKGFSPSVDWDTVDFDLAPSIQELPIQSAITEPRDGETIESGEVTVKGYAWSGGGRAVVRVDVSLDGGLTWQVAELDGEEQRPRKAWAWRLWRLQAPVPAGQKELNIICKAVDDSYNVQPDTVAPIWNLRGVLNNAWHRVHVYVTP, encoded by the exons ATGCTGCTGCTGCGGCTGCACAGAGTGAGGGTCCTGGGGCTCCAACAGGCCTCCAG ACTCAGGTCGACCTTGAGGTTCTGCATTCGGGCCTGCTCTACAGATGATTCATTTCAGCCCCAGTACCCCAGCTTCACCTACAATGATAGCTCTGCCAGCAGGGGCTGGGGGGTCATGGGAACCCTGCTCGGCCTTGGTGCAGTGTTAGCCTATCATGAATGTCGGTGCAGG GCTGATCAGGAGTCACCACGCATGTACACGAGGGAGGAAGTAAGCTCCCACTGCAGCCCTAAAACTGGGATCTGGGTGACTTTTGGCCATGAGGTCTTTGATGTCACAGAATTTGTGGACCTGCACCCAGGGGGGCCAGCAAAACTGATGCTAGCAGCTGGGGGTCCCCTAGAGCCTTTCTGGGCCCTCTATGCTGTTCACAACCAGCCCCATGTGCGTGAGATACTGGCTCAGTACAAGATCGGAGAACTGAACCCCAACGATAAGGCACCTCCCACCTTGGAGACCTCTGACCCTTACGCTGGTGATCCTCCACGTCACCCAGCCCTGAAAGTCAATAGTCAGCGCCCATTTAATGCAGAGCCCCCCactgagctgctgacagaaaactaTATCACACCTAATCCTCTCTTCTTTACTCGGAACCATCTGCCTGTACCCAACCTGGACCCCGACACCTATCGCCTACACGTAGTAGGGCCACCTGGGGGTCAGCCACTGTCCCTATCCTTGGATGACTTGCGCCAGTTCCCCAAGCACGAGGTCACAGTCACTGTGCAGTGTGCCGGCAACCGGCGCTCTGAGATGACTAAGGTCAAAGAAGTAAAAGGTCTAGAGTGGAGGGCAGGGGCCATAAGCACTGCACGCTGGGCTGGGGCACGGCTCTGTGATGTGTTAGCCCAGGCTGGTCACCACCTCTCTGAAACTGAGGCGCACGTTTGCTTTGAGGGGCTGGACTCAGACCTCACTGGAACTGCCTACGGAGCATCCATCCCTCTGGCTCGGGCCTTGGACCCTGAAGCTGAGGTCCTGCTGGCATATGAGATGAATGGGCAGCCTCTGCCTCGGGACCATGGCTTTCCTGTGCGGGTGGTGGTTCCTGGCGTGGTAGGTGCCCGCCATGTCAAGTGGCTGGGCAAAGTGAGTGTGGAGCCAGAGGAAAGTTACAGCCACTGGCAGCGGCGAGATTACAAGGGCTTCTCTCCATCTGTAGACTGGGACACTGTAGATTTTGATTTGGCTCCATCGATTCAGGAACTTCCTATCCAGTCAGCCATTACAGAGCCCCGGGACGGGGAGACTATAGAGTCCGGGGAGGTGACTGTGAAGGGTTACGCGTGGAGTGGGGGTGGCAGGGCTGTGGTCCGGGTGGATGTGTCTCTAGATGGGGGCCTAACCTGGCAGGTGGCAGAGCTGGATGGAGAGGAACAGCGGCCCCGGAAGGCCTGGGCCTGGCGGCTGTGGCGGTTGCAAGCCCCTGTGCCTGCTGGGCAAAAGGAATTGAACATCATTTGTAAGGCTGTGGATGACAGCTACAATGTGCAGCCGGACACTGTTGCGCCAATCTGGAACCTGCGAGGCGTGCTCAACAATGCCTGGCACCGGGTCCACGTTTATGTCACCCCATGA